TCATTAGGAAAACTGTATTTAATTCCAGTTACAATGGGAGAATGCGACCCTATGGATGTACTGCCTCAAACGGTAAAAAGAGTTGTTGCATTAATTGATTACTATATTGTAGAAAATGAAAAAACGGCGCGCAAATCAATAAAAGGAGTACTTCCAGAAAAGAAACAATCTGAACTAGTCCTTTTTGCCCTGAATAAACATACTGATGCAAAAGAACACCTTAGTTTTATTCAGCCTTTATTAGCTGGTAAAAACATGGGGTTAATGAGCGAAGCTGGTTGCCCTGGCGTAGCAGATCCGGGCGCTGTAATTGTAAAGTTGGCGCATGAAAAAGGAATTCAAGTCATTCCGTTAGTTGGCCCTTCTTCTATTCTATTAGCCATGATGGCATCAGGCATGAATGGGCAAAGTTTTACTTTTAATGGCTATCTACCCATTGATAAAGGTGAGAAAAAATCAGCTTTAAAAAATTTCGAAAAATTATCTTTTGATAAAAATCAATCGCAAATTTTTATCGAAACACCCTATCGCAACAACAAATTACTAGAAGACATTCTGCAAGCTTTACAGCCATCAACACACCTATGTATTGCAACCGATATTACCTTACCTACCGAATACATCAAGACCCTTCGTGTAGCCGATTGGAAAAAAACAAAAGTAGATTTACACAACCGTCCTACTATTTTCATCATTCATAAAATGTAATGATTCCCATTCATTCTTTTTACTTTATTATTATGCATGCATAATAATAAATACCTATATTTACTTTTCAAAATAGCAGATTATGAGTTATACAGATAAAATGTTGCGCGATGACGCATTGAAAGGAAAAGTGATAGTAGTTACTGGAGGCGGAAGCGGTTTAGGAAAAGCCATGACCAAATACTTTTTAGAATTAGGCGCCAAAGTTGCCATTACTTCCCGTGATTTAGACAAACTTAAAAACACCGCAGCAGAACTGGAAACACAAACTGGTGGAACTTGTTTGCCAATTCAATGTGATGTTCGTCATTATGAAGAAGTTGAAAATATGCTTCAAGCAACCTTGAAAGCTTTTGGCAAAGTAGACATCCTTTTGAACAATGCAGCAGGAAATTTTATATCACCTACAGAGCGTTTATCTTCGAATGCTTTTGACACCATTATCGACATTGTACTAAAAGGAACCAAAAACTGCACATTGGCTTTTGGAAAACATTGGATCGATACTAAACAAACTTCTTCAACTGTTTTAAATATAGTTACCACTTACGCTTGGACTGGTTCAGCATATGTAGTACCAAGTGCAACTGCCAAAGCAGGAGTTTTAGCAATGACTAAAAGTTTAGCCG
This sequence is a window from Flavobacterium ammoniigenes. Protein-coding genes within it:
- a CDS encoding SDR family oxidoreductase, producing MSYTDKMLRDDALKGKVIVVTGGGSGLGKAMTKYFLELGAKVAITSRDLDKLKNTAAELETQTGGTCLPIQCDVRHYEEVENMLQATLKAFGKVDILLNNAAGNFISPTERLSSNAFDTIIDIVLKGTKNCTLAFGKHWIDTKQTSSTVLNIVTTYAWTGSAYVVPSATAKAGVLAMTKSLAVEWAKYGIRTNAIAPGPFPTKGAWDRLLPGDLAEKFDMAKKVPLKRVGDHQELANLAAYLVSDFSAYINGEVVVIDGGEWLKGAGQFNLLEDIPAEMWDMLEMMIKAKKNK
- a CDS encoding SAM-dependent methyltransferase, which codes for MNTNISLGKLYLIPVTMGECDPMDVLPQTVKRVVALIDYYIVENEKTARKSIKGVLPEKKQSELVLFALNKHTDAKEHLSFIQPLLAGKNMGLMSEAGCPGVADPGAVIVKLAHEKGIQVIPLVGPSSILLAMMASGMNGQSFTFNGYLPIDKGEKKSALKNFEKLSFDKNQSQIFIETPYRNNKLLEDILQALQPSTHLCIATDITLPTEYIKTLRVADWKKTKVDLHNRPTIFIIHKM